One genomic window of Enterobacteriaceae endosymbiont of Donacia crassipes includes the following:
- the rpsB gene encoding 30S ribosomal protein S2: MSISVDEMFKVGAHFGHQTRYWNPKMKKFIFNYKNKIHIINLDKTIQMFNIALKELKKITSRKGKILFIGTKKAASNLIKETAINCNQFFINHRWLGGMLTNWKTVKKSIKTLKELELQSKDGTFKKLTKKEALIRNRKLLKLEKSLGGIKNMGGLPDAIFVIDINHEKIAINEAKKLNIPIFAIVDTNSNPEGINFVIPANDDAIRAIKLYLYYVTKTILKNKFKLNNNLKLKLIRR; encoded by the coding sequence ATGTCTATATCTGTTGATGAAATGTTTAAAGTAGGAGCTCATTTTGGTCACCAAACACGTTATTGGAATCCAAAAATGAAAAAATTTATTTTTAATTATAAAAATAAAATACATATTATTAATTTAGATAAAACTATTCAAATGTTTAATATTGCATTAAAAGAATTAAAAAAAATTACTTCTCGTAAAGGCAAAATTCTATTTATTGGAACAAAAAAAGCAGCATCTAATCTTATAAAGGAGACAGCTATTAATTGTAATCAATTTTTTATTAATCATCGTTGGTTAGGAGGAATGTTAACTAATTGGAAAACTGTTAAAAAATCTATTAAAACATTAAAAGAATTAGAATTACAAAGTAAAGATGGAACATTTAAAAAATTAACAAAAAAAGAAGCTTTAATACGTAATAGAAAACTACTAAAATTAGAAAAAAGTTTAGGTGGTATAAAAAATATGGGAGGATTACCAGATGCTATATTTGTTATTGATATAAATCATGAAAAAATTGCAATAAATGAAGCTAAAAAATTAAATATTCCTATATTTGCTATAGTAGATACTAATTCTAATCCTGAAGGGATTAATTTTGTTATTCCTGCTAATGATGATGCTATTCGTGCTATAAAATTATATTTATATTATGTAACTAAAACTATATTAAAAAATAAATTTAAATTAAATAATAATTTAAAATTAAAATTAATTAGGAGATAA
- the map gene encoding type I methionyl aminopeptidase, translating into MKIFIKNSKEIKKIYTSCQLAAKVLEMIKTYIIPGISTEEINNICHNYITKTQKAKSATLGYKGFPKSVCISINDVVCHGIPSKKEILKNGDIVNIDVTVLYNNYYGDTSKMFLVGNNVSKISKLLCLTAKKSLYKAINILKPGIRLYKIGQIIQKYVESKKFSVVKNYCGHGIGKNFHEDPQILHYKSYDYGIILRPGMVFTIEPMINIGNHDVYLTNDNWTVKTIDKTNSAQYEHTVLITDIGSKVLTIRKKEKIYF; encoded by the coding sequence ATGAAAATATTCATTAAAAATTCTAAAGAGATAAAAAAAATTTATACATCTTGTCAATTAGCAGCTAAAGTATTAGAAATGATTAAAACTTATATAATACCAGGAATTAGTACTGAAGAAATAAACAATATATGTCATAACTATATTACAAAAACTCAAAAAGCTAAATCAGCTACTTTAGGATATAAAGGATTTCCTAAATCTGTATGTATTTCTATAAATGATGTTGTATGTCATGGCATACCAAGTAAAAAAGAAATTTTAAAAAATGGAGATATTGTAAATATAGATGTAACAGTATTATATAATAATTACTATGGAGATACATCAAAAATGTTTTTGGTAGGAAATAATGTTTCTAAAATATCTAAATTATTATGTTTAACTGCTAAAAAAAGTTTATATAAAGCTATTAATATTTTAAAACCTGGTATTAGATTATATAAAATTGGTCAAATAATACAAAAATATGTAGAATCTAAAAAATTTTCTGTTGTTAAAAATTATTGTGGACATGGTATAGGTAAAAATTTTCACGAAGATCCCCAAATTTTACATTATAAATCATATGATTATGGTATCATACTAAGACCTGGCATGGTATTTACAATTGAACCTATGATTAATATTGGAAATCATGACGTATATCTAACAAATGACAATTGGACAGTAAAAACTATAGATAAAACTAATTCAGCTCAATATGAACATACAGTACTTATTACTGATATCGGTAGTAAAGTATTAACTATTAGAAAAAAAGAAAAAATATATTTTTAA